A genomic stretch from Georgenia muralis includes:
- a CDS encoding PH domain-containing protein, whose product MADRAELHRPFRPRAARAVSWVLGVLTVLGAVAVVLFLPAAGIAYGPADAAGTVGLAGLICWFLWRQGGVLARPDEDGLHVRNLIHSRDVGWAEIVSLGFGDGTPWAQLDLTDGSTLAVMAIQRADGERGHSEARRLATLIALHEPRD is encoded by the coding sequence ATGGCTGACCGCGCCGAGCTCCACCGGCCGTTCCGGCCCCGGGCGGCGCGGGCCGTCTCGTGGGTGCTGGGCGTCCTGACCGTGCTCGGCGCGGTGGCCGTCGTGCTGTTCCTGCCGGCGGCGGGCATCGCGTACGGCCCGGCGGACGCGGCGGGCACGGTCGGCCTCGCCGGCCTCATCTGCTGGTTCCTGTGGCGCCAGGGCGGGGTGCTCGCACGCCCGGACGAGGACGGCCTGCACGTGCGCAACCTCATCCACTCCCGCGACGTGGGGTGGGCGGAGATCGTCTCCCTCGGCTTCGGCGACGGCACCCCGTGGGCGCAGCTCGACCTTACCGACGGCTCCACCCTCGCCGTCATGGCGATCCAGCGGGCCGACGGCGAGCGCGGACACAGCGAGGCGCGGCGCCTCGCCACGCTCATCGCGCTGCACGAGCCACGGGACTGA
- the hisG gene encoding ATP phosphoribosyltransferase produces MLRIAVPNKGSLSAPAAEILSEAGYRQRRDSRELVLADPGNDVEFFFLRPRDIAVYVGSGTVDVGITGRDLLLDSGAAAVEHRPLGFARSTFRFAAPAGEITSLEQVAGKRVATSYDVLVGDYLAAHGVDAEVVHLDGAVESSVQLGIADLVADVVETGSTLRAAGLATFGEPILRSEAVLIRHDGGAEVPAGLSVLDRRLQGVLVARQYVLMDYDVRVTDVEAAVAITPGLESPTVSPLHNGEWVAVRAMVRREDTNRVMDSLYDVGARAILTTSIHACRI; encoded by the coding sequence GTGCTGCGCATCGCCGTGCCCAACAAGGGCTCCCTGTCCGCCCCCGCCGCCGAGATCCTCTCCGAGGCGGGCTACCGCCAGCGTCGTGACTCGCGCGAGCTCGTCCTGGCCGACCCGGGCAACGACGTCGAGTTCTTCTTCCTGCGCCCCCGCGACATCGCGGTGTACGTCGGCTCGGGCACGGTCGACGTCGGGATCACCGGCCGCGACCTGCTGCTCGACTCCGGTGCCGCGGCGGTCGAGCACCGCCCCCTCGGCTTCGCCCGGTCCACGTTCCGCTTCGCCGCGCCCGCCGGGGAGATCACCTCCCTCGAGCAGGTCGCCGGCAAGCGGGTCGCGACCAGCTACGACGTGCTCGTGGGCGACTACCTCGCCGCCCACGGCGTCGACGCGGAGGTCGTCCACCTCGACGGCGCGGTGGAGTCCTCGGTCCAGCTCGGCATCGCCGACCTCGTCGCGGACGTCGTCGAGACCGGCTCCACCCTGCGCGCAGCGGGCCTGGCCACCTTCGGCGAGCCGATCCTGCGCTCGGAGGCGGTCCTCATCCGACACGACGGCGGCGCCGAGGTGCCCGCCGGGCTCAGCGTGCTCGACCGTCGGCTCCAGGGCGTCCTCGTCGCCCGCCAGTACGTCCTCATGGACTACGACGTGCGGGTCACCGACGTCGAGGCCGCGGTCGCGATCACCCCGGGGCTGGAGTCCCCGACCGTCTCGCCGCTGCACAACGGCGAGTGGGTGGCGGTGCGGGCGATGGTCCGCCGCGAGGACACCAACCGGGTCATGGACTCCCTCTACGACGTCGGCGCCCGCGCCATCCTCACCACCTCCATCCACGCCTGCCGGATCTGA
- a CDS encoding phosphoribosyl-ATP diphosphatase, which translates to MKSFEELFAELEHKAATRPEGSGTVAELDAGIHTIGKKVVEEAAEVWMAAEHEGAEATAEEISQLLYHLQVMMIARGLTLQDVYRHL; encoded by the coding sequence GTGAAGTCGTTCGAGGAGCTCTTCGCCGAGCTCGAGCACAAGGCCGCCACCCGTCCCGAGGGCTCGGGGACCGTGGCCGAGCTCGACGCCGGGATCCACACCATCGGCAAGAAGGTCGTCGAGGAGGCGGCCGAGGTGTGGATGGCCGCCGAGCACGAGGGCGCCGAGGCCACGGCCGAGGAGATCAGCCAGCTCCTGTACCACCTCCAGGTGATGATGATCGCGCGGGGCCTGACCCTGCAGGACGTCTACCGCCACCTCTGA
- a CDS encoding ABC transporter substrate-binding protein produces MSRRPLALLAATATATALTLAACAAEPETAPAATDPATTAAEPAPLTLGLTYVPDIQFAPFYVAAEKGYYEEAGLDVTLRHHGQSEGLFTAISAEEEDVVVAGGDEMLQARSQGVPLVSVATLYQQYPVALIVPEDSDIRSAADLAGRTVGIPGPFGETYFGLVALLQDAGLTEDDVTVEHIGFTQQAALTGGHVDAVMGFVNNDAVRFAEAGTPVRTIEIAEGEVPLVGISLGTLEATAEERGEDVAAFVEASLRGVADVAADPEAAVEISAAQVPDLDRPEQRQAALATLEATVPLYEGAGEPGAHEAGVWEEMVTLLTDAGLLEADVDPAQAWTDRFLPAASN; encoded by the coding sequence ATGTCCCGCCGCCCGCTCGCCCTCCTGGCCGCCACCGCCACCGCCACCGCCCTGACCCTCGCCGCCTGCGCGGCGGAGCCGGAGACGGCCCCGGCCGCGACCGACCCCGCCACGACGGCCGCCGAACCCGCCCCCCTGACCCTCGGGCTCACCTACGTCCCCGACATCCAGTTCGCGCCCTTCTACGTCGCGGCCGAGAAGGGGTACTACGAGGAGGCCGGCCTGGACGTGACCCTGCGCCACCACGGCCAGAGCGAGGGCCTGTTCACCGCGATCAGCGCCGAGGAGGAGGACGTCGTCGTCGCCGGCGGGGACGAGATGCTCCAGGCGCGCTCCCAGGGGGTGCCGCTGGTGTCCGTCGCCACCCTGTACCAGCAGTACCCCGTCGCGCTCATCGTCCCGGAGGACTCCGACATCCGCTCCGCCGCCGACCTCGCCGGCCGCACCGTCGGCATCCCGGGACCGTTCGGGGAGACCTACTTCGGCCTCGTCGCGCTCCTGCAGGATGCCGGGCTGACCGAGGACGACGTCACGGTCGAGCACATCGGGTTCACCCAGCAGGCCGCCCTGACCGGCGGGCACGTCGACGCCGTCATGGGCTTCGTCAACAACGACGCCGTGCGCTTCGCCGAGGCGGGCACGCCCGTGCGCACCATCGAGATCGCCGAGGGTGAGGTGCCCCTCGTCGGCATCTCGCTGGGCACCCTCGAGGCGACGGCCGAGGAGCGGGGCGAGGACGTCGCCGCGTTCGTCGAGGCGAGCCTGCGCGGGGTCGCCGACGTCGCGGCGGACCCCGAGGCCGCGGTGGAGATCTCCGCCGCCCAGGTCCCCGACCTCGACCGGCCCGAGCAGCGCCAGGCGGCCCTGGCCACGCTCGAGGCCACCGTCCCGCTCTACGAGGGCGCCGGCGAGCCGGGCGCCCACGAGGCCGGTGTGTGGGAGGAGATGGTCACCCTCCTGACCGACGCGGGTCTGCTCGAGGCCGACGTCGACCCCGCCCAGGCGTGGACCGACCGGTTCCTGCCCGCCGCGAGCAACTAG
- a CDS encoding ABC transporter permease, translated as MSTDLGAPAAATPSQDPPATLPTGAPAHDRSSAAVRSARPRARGAATGATTTAGTVTAGAATSGTAATGPAATRAARPAARRRRILPALVLGAVLVVVWETVARTGLVPAVFLPAPTAVAERLAEDLTTGGLARYVLPTLVEAVLGSALGAAVALPLGYLVFRSRHASAALEPYIAASQAIPAVALAPLLVLWLGYGLLPIVVLCALLVFFPILLATVLGLRTLDPDVVAAARLDGAGSWSLLRHVELPLAWPSILTGVRNGFTLSVTGAVVGEFVMGGHGLGMLLSARGLAADTTGIFSALIVLCALAMTIYGLLGALERRTAD; from the coding sequence GTGAGCACCGACCTCGGCGCACCCGCCGCCGCGACACCGTCGCAGGACCCGCCGGCGACCCTGCCGACCGGCGCACCGGCCCACGACCGGTCGTCGGCCGCCGTGCGGTCCGCCCGCCCGCGCGCCCGCGGCGCCGCGACCGGCGCCACGACCACCGCCGGCACGGTCACGGCCGGCGCGGCAACCTCCGGCACAGCCGCCACGGGACCGGCCGCGACGCGCGCGGCCCGGCCGGCCGCCCGTCGCCGCCGGATCCTGCCGGCGCTCGTCCTCGGCGCGGTGCTCGTCGTCGTGTGGGAGACCGTCGCGCGCACGGGGCTCGTCCCCGCCGTCTTCCTGCCCGCCCCCACGGCCGTCGCCGAGCGCCTGGCGGAGGACCTCACCACCGGTGGGCTGGCGCGGTACGTCCTGCCCACCCTCGTCGAGGCCGTTCTCGGCAGCGCGCTGGGGGCGGCGGTCGCGCTGCCGCTGGGCTACCTCGTCTTCCGCAGCCGGCACGCCTCGGCGGCGCTCGAGCCGTACATCGCCGCGTCCCAGGCGATCCCCGCGGTGGCGCTGGCCCCGCTCCTCGTCCTGTGGCTCGGCTACGGTCTCCTGCCGATCGTGGTCCTCTGCGCGCTGCTGGTGTTCTTCCCGATCCTCCTCGCCACCGTCCTCGGCCTGCGCACCCTCGACCCCGACGTCGTCGCTGCCGCGCGACTGGACGGGGCGGGCTCGTGGTCGCTCCTGCGCCACGTCGAGCTGCCCCTGGCCTGGCCCTCGATCCTCACCGGCGTGCGCAACGGCTTCACCCTGTCGGTGACCGGCGCGGTCGTGGGGGAGTTCGTCATGGGCGGGCACGGCCTGGGGATGCTGCTGTCCGCCCGCGGCCTCGCCGCCGACACGACCGGCATCTTCTCCGCCCTCATCGTCCTGTGCGCCCTGGCCATGACCATCTACGGCCTCCTCGGTGCGCTCGAGCGCCGCACGGCCGACTGA
- a CDS encoding ABC transporter substrate-binding protein → MRPLPLAPAAATVVLALAACAGGGQDGDPATTAADGDPSAVLTAITVGVLPIVDTAPIWLGVEEGIFAEHGLDVELAVAQGGAAVVPAVVAGDYQFGFSNVTSLLLAESRGLPLRLVAPGSFTTGDTDADIAAVVTQPASGITSPADLAGRTVAVNTLGNIGESTVRKVVEDAGGDPAAVRFVELGFPDMPAAVAGGQVDAAWVNEPFLTITKDQGARVVSHTFAAVDPEMLIAAYFTSAEYAASDPGTVEAFTAAMAEASARAAEDPDAAREILGTYTEIGDDVIARMVVPRYAGEIPEDSVRLLADLALRYGLVDDAIDVSALLR, encoded by the coding sequence ATGCGACCACTCCCCCTCGCGCCGGCGGCCGCAACGGTCGTGCTCGCGCTCGCGGCCTGTGCCGGCGGGGGCCAGGACGGTGACCCGGCCACCACGGCCGCCGACGGTGACCCATCAGCGGTTCTCACAGCGATCACCGTGGGGGTGCTGCCCATCGTCGACACCGCCCCCATCTGGCTGGGGGTCGAGGAGGGGATCTTCGCCGAGCACGGCCTCGACGTCGAGCTCGCCGTCGCGCAGGGCGGTGCCGCCGTCGTGCCGGCCGTCGTGGCCGGGGACTACCAGTTCGGGTTCTCCAACGTCACCTCCCTCCTGCTCGCCGAGTCCCGGGGTCTGCCCCTGCGCCTCGTCGCGCCGGGCAGCTTCACCACGGGGGACACCGACGCCGACATCGCGGCCGTGGTGACCCAGCCGGCCAGCGGCATCACCTCCCCCGCCGACCTCGCCGGCCGGACCGTCGCGGTGAACACCCTGGGCAACATCGGTGAGTCCACGGTCCGCAAGGTCGTCGAGGACGCCGGGGGCGACCCGGCGGCCGTGCGGTTCGTCGAGCTGGGGTTCCCCGACATGCCCGCCGCCGTCGCCGGTGGCCAGGTCGACGCCGCGTGGGTGAACGAGCCGTTCCTCACCATCACGAAGGACCAGGGCGCGCGCGTCGTGAGCCACACCTTCGCGGCGGTCGACCCCGAGATGCTCATCGCCGCCTACTTCACCTCAGCGGAATACGCCGCGTCCGACCCCGGCACGGTGGAGGCGTTCACCGCCGCGATGGCCGAGGCGTCCGCCCGCGCGGCCGAGGACCCGGACGCGGCGCGGGAGATCCTCGGCACCTACACCGAGATCGGCGACGACGTCATCGCGCGCATGGTGGTGCCCCGCTACGCCGGGGAGATCCCCGAGGACTCGGTCCGGCTCCTCGCGGACCTGGCGCTGCGCTACGGCCTCGTCGACGACGCGATCGACGTCAGCGCCCTGCTGCGGTGA
- a CDS encoding ABC transporter permease codes for MHRTALGLAGVLAVVALLEILPRTGAADRRFLPPSTEIAAALADRAATPAFWSALGQTLTTWSIGLAAATIAGVVLGAVIGSAGWVRAATSSTIEFLRPIPSVALIPLVVLLHGTGVAATLLLVVYAAFWPVLLQVLAGVADVDPLTRETARVYRYRRLTVATHVVGPSALPYVITGFRLAASVALVLTLTGELVIGTPGLGRLLAVAQQSGAVAPMYALVVVTGLLGVAVNLGVRALERRVLRWHPSVRREVPA; via the coding sequence GTGCACCGGACGGCGCTGGGACTGGCGGGGGTCCTCGCCGTCGTCGCCCTGCTCGAGATCCTTCCCCGGACCGGCGCGGCGGACCGGCGGTTCCTGCCTCCCTCCACCGAGATCGCCGCCGCGCTCGCGGACCGGGCGGCGACGCCGGCGTTCTGGTCCGCGCTGGGGCAGACCCTGACCACGTGGTCGATCGGCCTGGCGGCGGCCACGATCGCCGGGGTCGTGCTCGGTGCGGTGATCGGCTCGGCCGGGTGGGTGCGCGCGGCCACGTCGTCGACGATCGAGTTCCTGCGTCCCATCCCGTCGGTGGCCCTCATCCCCCTGGTCGTCCTCCTCCACGGCACCGGTGTGGCCGCGACGCTGCTCCTCGTGGTCTACGCCGCCTTCTGGCCGGTGCTGCTGCAGGTCCTCGCCGGCGTCGCCGACGTCGACCCCCTCACACGCGAGACCGCTCGGGTGTACCGCTACCGACGGCTCACCGTGGCCACCCACGTGGTGGGGCCCAGCGCCCTGCCGTACGTCATCACGGGGTTCCGCCTCGCTGCCTCCGTGGCCCTGGTCCTCACGCTCACCGGTGAGCTCGTGATCGGCACACCGGGCCTCGGCCGGCTGCTCGCCGTCGCCCAGCAGTCCGGCGCCGTAGCGCCGATGTACGCCCTGGTGGTCGTCACCGGGCTGCTGGGTGTGGCGGTCAACCTCGGCGTGCGCGCGCTCGAGCGGCGGGTCCTGCGGTGGCACCCGTCGGTCCGTCGGGAGGTGCCGGCGTGA
- a CDS encoding ABC transporter permease, translating into MTATGGRAAGTGRGRAGGGAPRDRSREVGAGVLRRVGAAVALPAVLLAAWWFASAGSESFYFPPLSAIVDAFGPAWFEGRLVTDAAPSLARLLAGYAVALVVGVAAGVAIGSSPVLRALTEPALEFFRAIPPPVMIPVTMLFLGIFTPMKVFVIATGALWPILLNTVEGVRGVDEILRDTAAVYRLRRRTALRTLVLRAASPQIMTGARQGLSLAIILMVISEMFAANNGLGFTVVQFQRSFAVPEMWTGIIVLGVLGVVLSALLRVVERRVLAWHRGLRRTARESR; encoded by the coding sequence GTGACCGCGACCGGGGGCCGGGCTGCCGGCACCGGCCGTGGCCGGGCCGGGGGCGGCGCGCCGCGCGACCGGTCGCGAGAGGTCGGCGCGGGCGTCCTGCGGCGGGTGGGGGCTGCCGTCGCCCTGCCCGCCGTCCTCCTCGCCGCATGGTGGTTCGCCTCGGCGGGGAGCGAGTCGTTCTACTTCCCGCCGCTGTCGGCGATCGTCGACGCGTTCGGCCCCGCGTGGTTCGAGGGCAGGCTCGTCACCGACGCCGCCCCGAGCCTCGCCCGGCTGCTCGCCGGCTACGCGGTGGCGCTCGTCGTCGGCGTCGCGGCGGGGGTCGCGATCGGGTCCTCCCCCGTGCTGCGGGCCCTGACCGAGCCGGCCCTGGAGTTCTTCCGGGCGATCCCCCCGCCGGTGATGATCCCCGTGACGATGCTCTTCCTGGGCATCTTCACCCCCATGAAGGTGTTCGTCATCGCCACCGGGGCGCTGTGGCCGATCCTGCTCAACACGGTCGAGGGGGTGCGCGGTGTCGACGAGATCCTCCGCGACACCGCCGCGGTGTACCGGCTCCGTCGGCGCACGGCGCTGCGCACCCTCGTGCTGCGGGCCGCCTCCCCCCAGATCATGACCGGCGCCCGGCAGGGGCTCTCGCTCGCCATCATCCTCATGGTCATCAGCGAGATGTTCGCCGCCAACAACGGCCTCGGGTTCACCGTCGTGCAGTTCCAGCGCTCGTTCGCCGTCCCCGAGATGTGGACCGGCATCATCGTGCTCGGGGTGCTCGGCGTGGTGCTGTCCGCGCTGCTGCGGGTGGTCGAGCGGCGCGTGCTCGCCTGGCACCGCGGCCTGCGACGGACCGCCCGGGAGAGCCGCTGA
- a CDS encoding ABC transporter ATP-binding protein, translated as MPAVPDRRPPTGTPMLRVDALHKVYGTADGGVEAIRDLTFEVRAGEMVCVVGPSGAGKTTLLRCLSGLLEPTSGEVVLEGRRVHGPPPGMAMVFQDYARSLFPWHTVERNVELPLREKGVGRAERRRLVGQSLAAVGLADVPTAYPWQLSGGMQQRVAIARAVAYEPHILLMDEPFAAVDAQTRADLEDLVRELWHRLGITLVLVTHDIDEAVYLGQRVLVLSGRPTVVLADVAVDLPDRRDQRTTRSSEEFARLRARVYDLVQQARRGPTNS; from the coding sequence ATGCCCGCCGTGCCCGACCGCCGGCCGCCCACCGGCACGCCGATGCTGCGGGTCGACGCCCTGCACAAGGTCTACGGGACCGCGGACGGCGGGGTGGAGGCCATCCGCGACCTCACCTTCGAGGTTCGTGCCGGCGAGATGGTCTGCGTCGTCGGGCCCTCCGGCGCCGGCAAGACCACGCTCCTGCGGTGCCTCTCGGGCCTGCTCGAACCGACGTCGGGCGAGGTGGTGCTCGAGGGGCGGCGGGTGCACGGGCCACCACCGGGCATGGCCATGGTCTTCCAGGACTATGCGCGCTCGCTGTTCCCGTGGCACACCGTCGAGCGCAACGTCGAGCTGCCGCTGCGGGAGAAGGGGGTGGGCCGGGCCGAGCGGCGGCGACTGGTCGGGCAGTCGCTGGCGGCCGTGGGTCTCGCCGATGTGCCCACCGCCTACCCCTGGCAGCTGAGCGGCGGCATGCAGCAGCGGGTGGCGATCGCGCGGGCGGTGGCCTACGAGCCGCACATCCTGCTCATGGATGAGCCCTTCGCCGCCGTCGACGCCCAGACACGCGCCGACCTCGAGGACCTCGTCCGCGAGCTCTGGCACCGTCTGGGCATCACCCTGGTCCTCGTCACCCACGACATCGACGAGGCCGTCTACCTCGGCCAGCGCGTGCTCGTCCTGTCCGGCCGGCCCACCGTCGTGCTGGCCGACGTCGCCGTCGACCTGCCCGACCGGCGCGACCAGCGCACCACCCGCAGCTCGGAGGAGTTCGCCCGGCTCCGCGCCCGCGTCTACGACCTCGTCCAGCAGGCCCGCCGAGGTCCGACGAACTCGTAG
- the putP gene encoding sodium/proline symporter PutP gives MSDQAYQALAMIIYLAAMLFIGWWSFRKTTDLGDYMLAGRGLGPGVAALSAGASDMSGWLLMGLPGAIYAAGLVEAWIAVGLTVGAWLNWKFVAPRLRTYTQVSSNSITIPSFLESRLKDTSRALRIASGIIILAFFTFYVSSGMVAGGVFFESSFGWDYRTGMLLVAAVTVAYTLFGGFLAVSYTDFVQGVMMFLALLAVPLVGLTVVGGPAGAAASIRDVDPGLLSLTSGATVLGVVSALAWGLGYFGQPHIIVRFMAIRSSAEAKAGRRIGLGWMILSVLGALATALVGVAYFQQNPGADLGDPETVFITMGQVLFHPLVAGFLLAAVLAAIMSTISSQLLVSSSALVEDLYRTAVRKDGSDRQFVILGRLGVLLVSLVAAAMAWTQNDTILGLVAFAWAGFGAAFGPTILLALYWRRLTAAGALAGMVVGAVTVAVWGNLEGGILDLYEIVPGFVLNLFVAVVVSLVVHRHDQEVTDEFDAALQLLDDDESDAAAARADAADARAAGRTTA, from the coding sequence GTGAGCGATCAGGCGTACCAAGCCCTGGCCATGATCATCTACCTGGCAGCGATGTTGTTCATCGGCTGGTGGTCCTTCCGCAAGACCACCGACCTCGGTGACTACATGCTCGCCGGACGAGGTCTCGGACCCGGCGTGGCCGCCCTGAGCGCCGGAGCGTCGGACATGTCCGGCTGGCTCCTCATGGGTCTGCCCGGCGCCATCTACGCCGCCGGTCTCGTCGAGGCCTGGATCGCCGTCGGGCTCACCGTCGGCGCGTGGCTGAACTGGAAGTTCGTCGCACCGCGGCTGCGCACCTACACCCAGGTCTCGAGCAACTCGATCACGATCCCGAGCTTCCTCGAGAGCCGCCTCAAGGACACCTCACGCGCCCTGCGCATCGCCTCCGGCATCATCATCCTGGCGTTCTTCACGTTCTACGTCTCCTCCGGCATGGTCGCGGGCGGGGTGTTCTTCGAGAGCTCCTTCGGCTGGGACTACCGCACCGGCATGCTCCTCGTCGCCGCCGTCACGGTGGCGTACACCCTCTTCGGCGGCTTCCTCGCCGTCAGCTACACCGACTTCGTCCAGGGCGTCATGATGTTCCTCGCCCTGCTCGCGGTGCCGCTCGTCGGCCTGACCGTCGTCGGCGGGCCCGCCGGCGCCGCCGCGTCCATCCGCGACGTCGACCCCGGTCTGCTGAGCCTGACCAGCGGTGCCACCGTGCTCGGCGTCGTCTCGGCGCTCGCCTGGGGCCTGGGCTACTTCGGTCAGCCCCACATCATCGTGCGCTTCATGGCGATCCGGAGCTCGGCCGAGGCCAAGGCCGGCCGCCGCATCGGGCTGGGGTGGATGATCCTGTCCGTCCTCGGTGCGCTCGCCACCGCCCTGGTCGGTGTGGCCTACTTCCAGCAGAACCCCGGCGCCGACCTCGGCGACCCCGAGACCGTGTTCATCACCATGGGCCAGGTCCTCTTCCACCCGCTGGTCGCCGGGTTCCTCCTCGCCGCCGTCCTCGCCGCGATCATGAGCACGATCTCCTCGCAGCTGCTCGTCAGCTCCTCCGCGCTGGTCGAGGACCTCTACCGCACCGCCGTGCGCAAGGACGGCTCGGACCGACAGTTCGTCATCCTGGGTCGCCTCGGCGTCCTGCTCGTCTCGCTCGTGGCCGCGGCCATGGCCTGGACGCAGAATGACACCATCCTCGGCCTGGTGGCCTTCGCGTGGGCCGGCTTCGGCGCCGCGTTCGGCCCGACGATCCTCCTGGCCCTGTACTGGCGCCGGCTCACCGCCGCGGGTGCGCTCGCCGGCATGGTCGTCGGGGCGGTCACCGTCGCGGTCTGGGGCAACCTCGAGGGCGGCATCCTCGACCTGTACGAGATCGTCCCCGGCTTCGTCCTCAACCTGTTCGTCGCCGTCGTGGTGAGCCTGGTCGTGCACCGGCACGACCAGGAGGTCACCGACGAGTTCGACGCTGCCCTGCAGCTGCTCGACGACGACGAGTCCGACGCCGCGGCTGCTCGCGCGGACGCCGCCGACGCCCGCGCCGCGGGCCGCACGACCGCCTGA
- the rpe gene encoding ribulose-phosphate 3-epimerase has translation MSIVISPSILNSDFSDLRGELAKIAGADFAHVDVMDNHFVPNLSLGLPVVERILEVSPVPVDAHLMIDDPDRWAPAYAEAGCASVTFHAEAAAAPVKLARDLRGLGARAGLALRPATAVEPYLDLLPEFDMILVMTVEPGFGGQSFIDATLPKIARTRKAVTEAGLDVWVQVDGGISRETIERAADAGANVFVAGSAVYRAEDAAAEVDALRDLAAGAHHHR, from the coding sequence GTGAGCATCGTCATCTCGCCCAGCATCCTCAACTCGGACTTCTCCGACCTCCGCGGGGAGCTCGCGAAGATCGCCGGCGCCGACTTCGCCCACGTCGACGTCATGGACAACCACTTCGTGCCCAACCTCAGCCTCGGGCTGCCGGTGGTGGAGCGGATCCTCGAGGTCAGCCCCGTCCCGGTCGACGCACACCTCATGATCGACGACCCCGACCGGTGGGCCCCGGCCTACGCCGAGGCCGGGTGCGCCTCGGTGACCTTCCACGCGGAGGCCGCGGCGGCCCCGGTCAAGCTCGCCCGGGACCTGCGCGGCCTGGGTGCGCGGGCCGGCCTCGCGCTGCGCCCGGCGACCGCCGTCGAGCCGTACCTGGACCTCCTGCCCGAGTTCGACATGATCCTCGTGATGACCGTCGAACCGGGCTTCGGCGGGCAGAGCTTCATCGATGCGACGCTGCCGAAGATCGCCCGGACCCGCAAGGCCGTGACCGAGGCCGGTCTCGACGTGTGGGTGCAGGTCGACGGCGGGATCTCCCGTGAGACGATCGAGCGGGCCGCCGACGCCGGGGCGAACGTCTTCGTCGCCGGCAGCGCCGTCTACCGCGCCGAGGACGCGGCCGCCGAGGTCGACGCCCTGCGCGACCTCGCCGCCGGGGCGCACCACCACCGGTGA